The Benincasa hispida cultivar B227 chromosome 9, ASM972705v1, whole genome shotgun sequence genome has a segment encoding these proteins:
- the LOC120086974 gene encoding DNA-repair protein XRCC1, translated as MSDSKTNEGGGNAKRSLPSWMSGKDDGSSSRGKKPNSSGSVGNDVEAKEPKQEKGNGEGPVSSSLHRDFSRLLEGVVFVLSGFVNPERSILRSQALEMGAQYKPDWNSDCTLLICAFPNTPKFRQVESDCGTIVSKEWISECYAQKRLVDIESYLLYAGKPWRRSNLAREANQAVPSSSKKPQKPVEKASRLKPHEQEIAQSREINSSRECFSPLKLKKWAIDDYHKTLSWLESQEEKPDPCEIKKIAAEGILTCLQDAIDSLHQNQDINQMTEEWKFVPQVVEELAKLGNKKESISKEELCRHASDSKRIYEIELNSLLDSSTERKKKPNVNKEPKNGRKPKEYDSDDTIEMTEDEIDIAFQKVACKKS; from the exons ATGTCAGATTCAAAGACCAATGAGGGTGGTGGCAATGCTAAGCGCAGTCTTCCTTCATGGATGAGTGGGAAGGACGATGGGAGTTCTTCTCGAGGCAAGAAACCAAACAGTTCTGGTTCTGTTGGAAATGATGTTGAAGCTAAAGAGCCTAAGCAAGAGAAAGGAAATGGTGAAGGTCCAGTGAGCAGTTCATTACACCGTGATTTCTCCAGACTTCTG GAAGGAGTAGTTTTCGTGTTATCAGGTTTTGTTAATCCTGAGCGCAGCATTTTGCGATCTCAAGCATTAGAAATGGGAGCTCAATATAAGCCTGATTGGAACTCAGATTGCACTTTGTTGATCTGTGCTTTTCCAAATACCCCAAAATTTCGACAAGTGGAATCAGATTGCGGAACAATAGTATCAAag GAGTGGATTTCAGAATGTTATGCACAGAAGAGGCTCGTTGACATTGAAAGCTACCTCCTCTATGCTGGAAAACCCTGGAGAAGAAGCAACCTTGCACGTGAAGCTAACCAAG CTGTTCCATCATCATCCAAGAAACCTCAGAAACCGGTTGAGAAAGCTTCACGTTTAAAACCACATGAGCAGGAGATAGCTCAG AGTAGAGAGATCAATTCTTCAAGAGAGTGCTTTTCTCCtttgaaattgaagaaatgGGCTATTGATGATTACCATAAGACACTTTCTTGGCTAGAGAGTCAGGAAGAAAAG CCAGATCCATGTGAGATAAAGAAAATAGCAGCAGAAGGAATTTTAACTTGTTTACAAGATGCAATCGATTCTCTTCATCAAAATCAG GACATCAATCAGATGACTGAAGAATGGAAATTCGTTCCTCAGGTGGTGGAAGAGCTGGCAAAGCTTGGCAATAAGAAAGAGTCAATATCAAAGGAGGAACTTTGCAGGCATGCTTCAGATTCTAAAAGGATTTATGAAATAGAACTTAATTCTCTACTTGACAGTTCCacagaaagaaagaagaagccAAATGTCAATAAAGAACCGAAGAATGGTCGTAAACCAAAGGAATATGATAGTGATGACACGATTGAGATGACTGAGGATGAGATAGACATTGCATTCCAGAAAGTAGCTTGTAAGAAGTCTTAG